In a genomic window of Helianthus annuus cultivar XRQ/B chromosome 10, HanXRQr2.0-SUNRISE, whole genome shotgun sequence:
- the LOC110884749 gene encoding nuclear mitotic apparatus protein 1 isoform X1 — MSKVNEKDAAAATPETSVGEEKTNLAVSLGSSSSHAQPAPAMPFMPGSVFHANPCDFFLSMAGLLNVWLHDPRIKDIAKQIENDPSFNKMAEQFRQTFHGDGVRQFDVKRQYFLTMEQQVMQNPQLMKMAKSLGTFIMQDPSVSQMLESLSNPAKKEQLEVRMARIKENPSLKPILEEIESGGPTAMMRYWNDEDVLKKVGEALGLAVTEEATACAGHRVADSRKLQELQQVDEGVKDMKAKLMSLQKQQQLKEEIVKVQKAKLTSIQEKKRQLDMVFEVSRAELMSVLEQYQHNEQSEALKARLMNLREQQQEQQEQQQLINHDIFTLSQIVATAEQEVAADKQRIAPLVQVNAVLEQRLAALEPRFAAKEQATACAGHTVAYIRKKQQQFDEEVKAMKAELMSKQKQQQLKEEEVKAKKARLMKMQELQERGQLVNHDVFTMFQSVATAEQEVAALKQWTAALEPMIAAMEQRIAAMEPMIAAVEQAITMANDHTEPVRARVGVSVAVTIGVFSHVYR; from the exons ATGTCCAAG GTGAATGAGAAAGATGCTGCTGCTGCCACACCTGAAACCTCAGTGGGGG AAGAGAAAACTAATCTTGCCGTTTCCTTGGGGTCAAGCTCTTCACAtgcacaacctgcacctgctatgCCCTTCATGCCTGGATCTGTATTTCATGCAAATCCTTGTGACTTCTTCTTATCTATGGCGGGTCTACTTAAT GTATGGTTACATGATCCAAGAATTAAGGATATAGCAAAGCAAATAGAAAACGATCCATCATTCAACAAGATGGCTGAGCAATTTCGGCAGACTTTTCATGGTGACGGCGTTCGTCAGTTTGATGTCAAACGACAGTATTTTTTAACCATGGAGCAGCAGGTTATGCAAAACCCTCAGCTCATGAAGATGGCGAAAAGTCTTGGTACTTTCATCATGCAG GATCCATCAGTGTCTCAGATGCTTGAAAGTTTATCTAATCCCGCTAAAAAGGAGCAGCTTGAAGTACGGATGGCGCGTATCAAAGAAAATCCATCTTTGAAACCTATTTTAGAAGAGATAGAATCTGGTGGTCCAACAGCTATGATGAG GTACTGGAATGATGAAGATGTTTTAAAGAAAGTGGGTGAAGCCTTGGGTCTTGCAGTCACGGAAGAAGCTACTGCTTGTGCTGGGCATCGAGTTGCAGATAGCCGAAAG TTACAGGAGCTGCAGCAGGTTGATGAGGGTGTTAAGGATATGAAGGCTAAGTTGATGAGCTTACAGAAGCAGCAGCAGCTCAAGGAGGAGATTGTTAAGGTTCAAAAGGCTAAGTTGACGAGCATACAGGAGAAGAAGCGCCAGCTTGACATGGTGTTTGAGGTTAGTAGGGCTGAGTTGATGAGCGTGCTGGAGCAGTACCAGCATAACGAGCAATCTGAGGCTTTGAAGGCTAGGTTGATGAACTTACGGGAGCAGCAGCAGGAGCAGCAGGAGCAGCAGCAGCTCATCAACCATGATATCTTCACTTTGTCTCAGATTGTTGCCACTGCTGAGCAGGAAGTTGCTGCTGATAAGCAGAGGATTGCTCCTCTTGTGCAGGTGAATGCTGTTCTTGAGCAGAGGCTTGCTGCTCTTGAGCCGAGGTTTGCTGCTAAGGAGCAGGCTACTGCTTGTGCTGGGCATACAGTTGCATATATCCGAAAG AAGCAGCAGCAGTTTGATGAGGAGGTTAAGGCTATGAAGGCTGAGTTGATGAGCAAACAGAAGCAGCAGCAGCTCAAGGAGGAGGAGGTTAAGGCTAAGAAGGCTAGGTTGATGAAGATGCAGGAGCTGCAGGAGCGGGGGCAGCTCGTCAACCATGATGTCTTCACTATGTTTCAGAGTGTTGCCACTGCTGAGCAGGAGGTTGCTGCTCTTAAGCAGTGGACTGCTGCTCTTGAGCCTATGATTGCTGCTATGGAGCAGAGGATTGCTGCTATGGAGCCGATGATTGCTGCTGTGGAGCAGGCGATCACCATGGCTAATGATCACACCGAGCCCGTGAGGGCACGTGTTGGAGTCAGTGTTGCCGTTACTATTGGCGTGTTTTCTCATGTCTATCGTTAG
- the LOC110884749 gene encoding nuclear mitotic apparatus protein 1 isoform X2 yields MSKVNEKDAAAATPETSVGEEKTNLAVSLGSSSSHAQPAPAMPFMPGSVFHANPCDFFLSMAGLLNVWLHDPRIKDIAKQIENDPSFNKMAEQFRQTFHGDGVRQFDVKRQYFLTMEQQVMQNPQLMKMAKSLGTFIMQDPSVSQMLESLSNPAKKEQLEVRMARIKENPSLKPILEEIESGGPTAMMRYWNDEDVLKKVGEALGLAVTEEATACAGHRVADSRKELQQVDEGVKDMKAKLMSLQKQQQLKEEIVKVQKAKLTSIQEKKRQLDMVFEVSRAELMSVLEQYQHNEQSEALKARLMNLREQQQEQQEQQQLINHDIFTLSQIVATAEQEVAADKQRIAPLVQVNAVLEQRLAALEPRFAAKEQATACAGHTVAYIRKKQQQFDEEVKAMKAELMSKQKQQQLKEEEVKAKKARLMKMQELQERGQLVNHDVFTMFQSVATAEQEVAALKQWTAALEPMIAAMEQRIAAMEPMIAAVEQAITMANDHTEPVRARVGVSVAVTIGVFSHVYR; encoded by the exons ATGTCCAAG GTGAATGAGAAAGATGCTGCTGCTGCCACACCTGAAACCTCAGTGGGGG AAGAGAAAACTAATCTTGCCGTTTCCTTGGGGTCAAGCTCTTCACAtgcacaacctgcacctgctatgCCCTTCATGCCTGGATCTGTATTTCATGCAAATCCTTGTGACTTCTTCTTATCTATGGCGGGTCTACTTAAT GTATGGTTACATGATCCAAGAATTAAGGATATAGCAAAGCAAATAGAAAACGATCCATCATTCAACAAGATGGCTGAGCAATTTCGGCAGACTTTTCATGGTGACGGCGTTCGTCAGTTTGATGTCAAACGACAGTATTTTTTAACCATGGAGCAGCAGGTTATGCAAAACCCTCAGCTCATGAAGATGGCGAAAAGTCTTGGTACTTTCATCATGCAG GATCCATCAGTGTCTCAGATGCTTGAAAGTTTATCTAATCCCGCTAAAAAGGAGCAGCTTGAAGTACGGATGGCGCGTATCAAAGAAAATCCATCTTTGAAACCTATTTTAGAAGAGATAGAATCTGGTGGTCCAACAGCTATGATGAG GTACTGGAATGATGAAGATGTTTTAAAGAAAGTGGGTGAAGCCTTGGGTCTTGCAGTCACGGAAGAAGCTACTGCTTGTGCTGGGCATCGAGTTGCAGATAGCCGAAAG GAGCTGCAGCAGGTTGATGAGGGTGTTAAGGATATGAAGGCTAAGTTGATGAGCTTACAGAAGCAGCAGCAGCTCAAGGAGGAGATTGTTAAGGTTCAAAAGGCTAAGTTGACGAGCATACAGGAGAAGAAGCGCCAGCTTGACATGGTGTTTGAGGTTAGTAGGGCTGAGTTGATGAGCGTGCTGGAGCAGTACCAGCATAACGAGCAATCTGAGGCTTTGAAGGCTAGGTTGATGAACTTACGGGAGCAGCAGCAGGAGCAGCAGGAGCAGCAGCAGCTCATCAACCATGATATCTTCACTTTGTCTCAGATTGTTGCCACTGCTGAGCAGGAAGTTGCTGCTGATAAGCAGAGGATTGCTCCTCTTGTGCAGGTGAATGCTGTTCTTGAGCAGAGGCTTGCTGCTCTTGAGCCGAGGTTTGCTGCTAAGGAGCAGGCTACTGCTTGTGCTGGGCATACAGTTGCATATATCCGAAAG AAGCAGCAGCAGTTTGATGAGGAGGTTAAGGCTATGAAGGCTGAGTTGATGAGCAAACAGAAGCAGCAGCAGCTCAAGGAGGAGGAGGTTAAGGCTAAGAAGGCTAGGTTGATGAAGATGCAGGAGCTGCAGGAGCGGGGGCAGCTCGTCAACCATGATGTCTTCACTATGTTTCAGAGTGTTGCCACTGCTGAGCAGGAGGTTGCTGCTCTTAAGCAGTGGACTGCTGCTCTTGAGCCTATGATTGCTGCTATGGAGCAGAGGATTGCTGCTATGGAGCCGATGATTGCTGCTGTGGAGCAGGCGATCACCATGGCTAATGATCACACCGAGCCCGTGAGGGCACGTGTTGGAGTCAGTGTTGCCGTTACTATTGGCGTGTTTTCTCATGTCTATCGTTAG